AGAGAAGGTCGATGACCTGGAGATGTTCAGACCACTAGGGGTGAGGACCGCCATATCCGTGGGTGAGTACGATACTCCTGACCCAAGGCTCGAGGACTTCGATATAATAGTCGCGACCTCCGAGAAGGCTGATTCGCTCCTCCGTCACAGGAGCGGATGGCTCTCCTCGATATCCTTGGTGGTGGCTGACGAGGTTCACCTCATCCATGATCCTGGAAGGGGGCCAACCCTGGAGGTCACCCTGGCCAAGTTCAGAAAGTTCAATCCTTCCCTGCAGATAATCGCACTCTCCGCCACCATTAAGAACGCGGCCGAGCTGGCGGAATGGCTCGAAGCCGAACTGGTGGCAGATGACTGGAGGCCAGTCCCTCTCAAGGAGGGGGTTTTCCTTGAGGGCACCATACACTTCACGGACAACACGTCCCGCGAGATAGAATGCATAGACGATCCAGTATGGAGCCTGGTCAGGGACGTAGTGCAAGAGGGAGGTCAGTGCCTGGTTTTCGTGAACACACGCCGTTCCACGGAGTCGCTAGCCTCTAAATACGCGGCTCGGATGAGGAAGCTCATCGGGGGTGGGATGGGAGAGGCCGAAGAGCTGGACGAAGAGACCACCATGGCCAGGAGATTGAAGTCCTGCGTCCGGAAGGGGATCGCATTCCACAACGCGGGCCTGACCAACGAGCAGAGGAGAGGAGTGGAAAGAGCGTTCAAAAAGGGGGATATCAAGTGCATCGTGGCCACCCCTACCCTTGCAGCGGGTATCAATTTGCCAGCAAGGAGGGTCTTGATAAGGGATGTATACCGCTACGAAGGAGGCTACGGCCATGTCTCGATCCCAGTCCTTGAGATCAAGCAGATGTGCGGGCGTGCCGGTAGGCCAAGGTACGATCCCTGGGGGGAGGCCATACTCCTGGCAAAGGATGAGGGGGAGAAGCAGTTCCTCATGGAGAATTACCTCCTGAACGATACTGAGGAGATCTACTCAAAGCTTGGAAGCGAGCCTGTCATGAGGAGCCACATACTTGCCACGGTGGCCACGGGCACCGCTAGCTCCAGGGAGTCCCTCCTGGATTTCATGGGGACCACCTTTTTCGCACACCAGACGGAGCTCTATCATCTGGAGAGTTCTATGGATAATGTTCTCGATTTTCTTCAGAGAGAGGAGATGATATTTGGGAAAATGGAACTGAGAGCCACCTTCTATGGCAAGCGGGTGTCTGACCTATACATCGATCCCCTGTCAGCGGTGCAGCTCAGGGACGCGCTCCGTAAAATGAGAGGAGAGAATCATTCTCTTGGCATTTTGCATGCGATCTGCTCTGCACCAGACATGCTCTCGATGTACCTGAGGCGTAACGATTACGAAAGGGTGGAGGAGGTCCTTCTCACCAGGGGGGAGGAGATGCTTCTGCCCATCCCCGACGATCTCACCGAGTACGAGTTCTACCTGTCAGATCTCAAAACCGCACTGCTGCTGGAGAACTGGATAGATGAGATGGACGAGGACGACATTCTCAAGCAATATGGCATCGGCCCTGGAGATCTCCGCAACAAGGTGGAAACGGCGGACTGGTTGTTGTACTCGATGAGGGAGATGGCCAACATCTTCAACAAGGACGCCTACCCTGAGATCACGGAGATGATCTCTAGGGTCAGGTACGGTGTGAAGAAGGAGCTCCTGGAGCTCACATCTCTGAGGGGTGTTGGAAGGGCACGCGCAAGGGCGCTATTCGACCGCGGCCTGAAGAGCGCGGCTGATCTCAAGAAAGCTGACGTCGGGGTGATCTCAAGGATACCGGGCATAGGAGATGCTCTGGCAATCAAGATCAAGGAACAGGTAGGCGGCGTGATCGATATCGTCGCGGACGAATCCGGAGGAGAAACCAAAGAGGAGGATTCTTCCCAGGGTGGGCAGCTCAGGCTCGATGATTTTTAGAACTCTGATATGGCTCTCGTGACAGAGAATCCGGACTTGCTCTTAAGGAAGGAGAAGTAGGAGTTTGCGTGGTCGGTGTCCCTCATCTTCACACACCGTATGCGGCGGTGGACCTCAGTGTCCCCCACCTGCGCCATGGACATGTGTATGATGCCGTCCGATAGGAAATCGGTGTCCATGGTACCGTAGCACGAATAAGGCCCGACCGGCATCTCGGAAATGATGAAGGTCGTGATCTTGAGTGAGCGCAACCATTCAAAGAATCGGAAGATGTCCTCCCTCGGGCTCTGGAACCTGGACATAATCTGCAGCGCCCCCAAGGAGTCGATGATCAGAAGTTCGTAGTTGAGACGTCGCTTGGTCTCCCCCACGGCGAAACGGAAGGTGTCGAACCAGTCAGGGCTCTCCGAGGAGAGTCGAATCTCCCCTAGGTCCAAGACTTCCAATCGACCCAGGGTCTCTCCAATGAATCCCATGCCCTCCATCTGACGAACCAGTGTGGCTCTGCTCTGCTCCAGAGAGATGTAGAGTCCGTTCACCCCTTCGTTCTTGGCGTTGTTGAACAGAATGGAGTACGCAAGTGACGATTTCATTGAGCCAGTGACGCCTGCGATGAAAACGATATGCCCTTGTGGAATGCCTCCACCGATGTTCTCATCGAAGCCGCTCACATAAGTCTTGTGTCTCTTCAGCGGTTCAGATTCCATCGGGACGCCCGGCTCTAGATTGTCAGGCTGAGATAAAATCGTTTGCACTCCCATATCACTTGCTGCTGGAATTGGTGAGGAACTTGGCCACAGCATCAACATCTGCGGGCATCTGGGCCACCTCCCCAAAGGACGAGATGATGACATCGGGGTCCTTGAGCAGGTTCCCAGTGCATATGCAGACGACCCTCTCGTCTCTGTCGATGAGCCCATCGCTCACCATCTTCTGCACTCCTGCCACAGATGCGGCGCTCGCGGGTTCCACCCCCACGCCCTCGGTCCTCCCGAGCATCCTCTGGGCAGACAGTATCTCCGCGTCCGAGACCTCCAGTGCGCAGCCGCCGCTCTCGTAGATGGCGGTGAGAGCTTTCTTTCCTGAGACTGGATTGCCGATCCTGATGGCGGTTGCCACGGTCTCAGGTTGCTCGACCGGATCGAAATCCCGTCTACCCTCGCGGAAAGCGTTGGTGATCGGTTTCGAACCGGATGCCTGCACCCCGGTCAGCATGGGAACATGATCTATCCAGCCGATCGCCTCCCATTCTCTGAGAGCCTTGTAGACTGCCCATATGTTCGCTGCGTTGCCTACTGGAAGGACTATGCGGTCCGGTAGCTGGAAACCAAGCTGATCGATGATCTCGAAGGCCACCGATTTCTGACCCTCCGGACGAAATGGATTGATTGAGTTCAGTAGGTAAAGATGACCTTTGGCACTCAGCTCCCTCACCACCCTCAGCGCATCGTCGAAGTTACCCTCGATGCTCACGATTCGGGCTCCATAGAACATCGCCTGGGCCAGCTTGCCAGCCGCCACCTTTCCTTCCGGGAGAAGGACCACGCAATCCAGTCCGGCCTTGGCCGCGTATGCGGACAGGGAGGCTGAGGTGTTTCCTGTTGAGGCGCATCCAACGCTTTTCGCCCCAAGCTCAACGGCCTTGCTCACCCCCACCGTCATTCCCCTGTCCTTGAAGGAGCCCGTGGGATTGGCGCCGTCATACTTCACCCTGAGGTCCTTGACTCCAATCTTGGATGCCAGGGATTCACACCTGTAAAGCGGGGTGCCTCCTTCCTGAAGTGAGATGGCGTTCTCCTCCTCTACTGGTAAGAAGGGAGCGTATCTCCAAACACCGAGGGGCTTGTTCCGGAGATCAAATGGCTGAAGCTCCTTCAGCTTCTCCAGATCCAGGTCAATTGTGAGCAGACCATCGCAGGCAGGGCAGGTGCTAAGCCACTCATCCTCGATCTTGCGTCCGCACTCCCAGCACCTCAATTCATAGTCCATCTCATCAATCTCCTCTGTAGGCTGCCCCTTAGACAGCATCCAGGACAGATCTGCGTTCGAACGCAACGATGATGCTCCGGCATAAATGTTTCGTCAGATCGAATTAGAAAAAAGATCCGGGCGATCTTGGGTTGCGATAATGGAATAAATATCCATCCCGATAACGGGTGCGAATGTCCGGCATAGAGGTAGCGGGTGCTAAGGGAAATATCCCTGATCCTGAAGAGCTGTACGGAAGGCTCAACAGTATCGGAGAGGGATCTGTCGTGGCCCTGAATCCCGAGCTGGTCTGCGGAATTGACCATCTCCTCGCCGCCGCTGTCCATGCCATGCGGGCGTTCGAACAAGGGACGAACTCCTCCTCATCACTAGGGTTGGAGACTATACTCTACGCCTCTGGCGAGAGGCAGATAGTAAAGGCACTGGACAAGATGGGCATCCCCCCTGGATCCCAGACAGTAGCACTGGTACTTTTCGATCTAGATCCGGATTCGATAATCGAAGACCTGGGCTTGAAAAGAGATGATTGTGTCCTTGAATGCACACGTATGAAATTGATAGCGTATGGCATCCCCGAAGAGGAACTGGACGCAATTCCATTGGATATGGCTATCGACCTTGTACTTGAAAGAGTGGCTTTCGTAGAGTTGATCAAGAGATGAGGTTCGTTTAAGCGTTGCGAATGGGATAATCACGTGAAAAGATTAATGTGGACCACACTGAATAGAATGCTCCCCCATCTGATTCAGGTATCGCGCGATTGGAGTGTAAATGAGTGACGGGTGGATACATCAAGCAGCTCGAGCTTACCAAACAGCTTGAGAAGCAGGCCAAGAAGGCCGCGGCGAACCGCGAGGCGGCGGAGAAGAAAATCGAGGAGTCAGAGGAACTCATAGCATCCGCCAAGAGGATGGGGGCGAACGCGGCCGGGGCAGAGAAGCTGCTCGTGGAAGCGAGTGAGGCATTTTCCAGGAAGGATTACAAGGGAGCACTGAGTCTCGCCATCAAATCAATTGAGGTATCTGGTGAGGCCAAAGCAAACGAGATCGAGAACATTATCAAAACCACGAGGGAACTGCTTAGCAACATGGGAGAGCTGGCTACCGATGCAAAGGAACCTACAGCCGCAATAGAGCAGGCTGTTGGGCTCCTTGAGAAGGGGGATCTTGACGATGCCTACGCAGAGGCTAACATCGCTTGGGATGTGGCCGAGAGATTCATAAACGCCAGGATGGCGGATGAATTCGAAAGAGCCCAGTCCCTGCTGCTCCTGGCCGAGAACGAGAACATCAATACCGACAGTGAAAGGGAGCAGCTCTCTCAGGCAAGAAGGTCACTTGAGAGCGGGGACTTCGTGGAATCAATTGACCTGCTCACCTCTTGCCTGGAATCGGTGAGCGATGGTCTCATCAATCTTTACCACAAGAGGAAGCTTGAACTCCAGAAAGGAATGGAAGAATCCAAGTCCGTTTCCATCGAGCTTTCCAGGGTCTCCGACCAGATCCAGAAAGCAGACGAGCGGATAGCTCAGGCTGACATGGAGGAGGGTCTTTCTGACTTGACAATCGCGGAGGGGGAGTTCCGCAAGTCATTCTCAAGGGCTTTGTTGAAGGAATTCGACTCTCTCGAGAGCAGGCTGGAACTGCTCTCACGTTATGAGGAGGAAGTTTCCGAGCTGGGGTCCCCCATAGCCAGGGGGAGAGGACTGACCAGGGATGGAGAGTACCTGAACGCTTTGGAGATATGCCGCGATGTAATCGACAAAGTGAACGAGAACGAGCTGAATGTGCTGGCCACGCAGATCTACAATCTCAAGCCCAAGCTTCAGATAGCCAAGAGAACCGGCAATGACACCAAGAAGGCGATCGGACTTATCGAGGAATCCAAGGTGACCATTCAAGGTGGGGACTTCCAGGGGGCTTTGGACCTTATCCATCAGGCGGACATTGTTCTAGAAAGGGAGCTCGAAGGATTCCGTGAAGTGGAGATGGAACTGGTGAAGACTGAGAATCTGATGATCCGGGCCGATCGGTACGGTTTGGACTGCTCCCGAGCGGAAGACTCTATGAGATCGGCAAGGACTCTGGCTCTAAAGGCGGAATTGGGTGAATCAGTAGAGCAGATGAAGGCAGCCCAGAAAGAGCTGGACAAAGAGATTCAGCAGTACCTTGGTAGCGAGATAATGAGAGCTGAGTTGATGCTCGCCTCCGCCATGAGGATGGGCTCTGATGTTACCAAGGAGAGTGCGATGATCGATGATATCATGGCACGGGTCCGCAGTGGTGACTACACCGATGTAGACGATCCCCTCGAGAAATGCAGAATGTACATCAGGGAATTCCTTGAGATAAACTCTGAGAAGACCATCGATCATGCGAGAAATCTTCTAGAGAAGTACGAAGGCATGGCTAATATCACCTCTTCCAGATTGATGCTGGAAGACGCCATGTCGGCCTTCGACGGAAAGGACTTCGACAAGGCATTCAAGATGGCCAACAAGGCCATTCAAGAACTGGAGAAACAGGAGAACGCGGTCTTGGAGAACCAACTAAATGAAGCTCGAAGACTGCTCGAGATCAACAAGGGGCTGGGAGCGGAGAGCGCCACCATAAATGAAAGGGTGGCAGAAGCGGAGGCTTTGAGACTTGACGGAAGGACCAAAGAGGGCATCCTGGCTGCCAGCGAGGTTCTTCAACTTGCTGGATCAGTTGTCAGGGAACATATCAGAAAGGGAATGAATTCCCTCTCAAGATCGATTTCTGCCGCCCGAAAGAAAGGCGTGGAGATCCTGAGGGTAGAGAAACTTGCCCAGCGCGTATCCAGTTCCCTGGAGAATGACCAAGTCGCGGATGCCTATGATATCCTCCAGGAGGCGGACGAGGAACTCAGAGGCCTGCTTAATAAGCACGAGGAAGTGAGCGAGTACCTCCAGGACATCGAAGGACTGATCGAGGAAGCAAAGGCAAACGGAGTCGATGTGAACAGCTCCGAGCAGTTCCTACAGCAGACCAGGGTGCTATTCGACGCAGGTGAGTACGATAAGGCTAGTGAGCTTGCCAGGAAGACCTTAGGCGAGGCGGAGTCCAAGACGGCCCTCCTGATGGCGCCAAGAAGGATACAGGAGGTCAAGAACCTGATCGCCACTGGAAAGAGGCTGGACCTGGATGTTTCCAAAGAGGAAGTGGAACTGAGTAAGGCCCAGTCCCTCCTGGACATGGGACAGCATATCCAGGCACTCGCGTCCACCAAGAATATCAGACGGGATATGAGGGATCGGATCGTGCAGGGATTGAAAGGTGAGATATCCAGGGCTCGTGAGATGATCACCAGGGCAAGAGAGCTGGGCGCGGATGTCTCCGCCATTGGTAACATAGTCGATAGGGCTGAGAAGCTGCTGGGCGAGGACAGGGTTAACGATGCCCTGAGGGCTGTGGACCTTGTCAAGAAAGAACTGGATCAGGGCCTCATCATCGAGAGGAAGGCCTCTGAAGGGATAGCCAGGGCTTCGGCTGTCATCTCGAACGTACGCAAGGCGGGAATGGAGCCTGCCGGTGCGGTGGAGATCCTGAGACAAGCAA
This region of Methanomassiliicoccales archaeon genomic DNA includes:
- a CDS encoding AAA family ATPase, producing MESEPLKRHKTYVSGFDENIGGGIPQGHIVFIAGVTGSMKSSLAYSILFNNAKNEGVNGLYISLEQSRATLVRQMEGMGFIGETLGRLEVLDLGEIRLSSESPDWFDTFRFAVGETKRRLNYELLIIDSLGALQIMSRFQSPREDIFRFFEWLRSLKITTFIISEMPVGPYSCYGTMDTDFLSDGIIHMSMAQVGDTEVHRRIRCVKMRDTDHANSYFSFLKSKSGFSVTRAISEF
- a CDS encoding DEAD/DEAH box helicase, with amino-acid sequence MRLDQLDIPDGVSEILAQHGIEELYPPQERSAPLALSGKNLVVAVPTASGKSLIAYLAALRHVLDQGGKVLYIVPLKALASEKVDDLEMFRPLGVRTAISVGEYDTPDPRLEDFDIIVATSEKADSLLRHRSGWLSSISLVVADEVHLIHDPGRGPTLEVTLAKFRKFNPSLQIIALSATIKNAAELAEWLEAELVADDWRPVPLKEGVFLEGTIHFTDNTSREIECIDDPVWSLVRDVVQEGGQCLVFVNTRRSTESLASKYAARMRKLIGGGMGEAEELDEETTMARRLKSCVRKGIAFHNAGLTNEQRRGVERAFKKGDIKCIVATPTLAAGINLPARRVLIRDVYRYEGGYGHVSIPVLEIKQMCGRAGRPRYDPWGEAILLAKDEGEKQFLMENYLLNDTEEIYSKLGSEPVMRSHILATVATGTASSRESLLDFMGTTFFAHQTELYHLESSMDNVLDFLQREEMIFGKMELRATFYGKRVSDLYIDPLSAVQLRDALRKMRGENHSLGILHAICSAPDMLSMYLRRNDYERVEEVLLTRGEEMLLPIPDDLTEYEFYLSDLKTALLLENWIDEMDEDDILKQYGIGPGDLRNKVETADWLLYSMREMANIFNKDAYPEITEMISRVRYGVKKELLELTSLRGVGRARARALFDRGLKSAADLKKADVGVISRIPGIGDALAIKIKEQVGGVIDIVADESGGETKEEDSSQGGQLRLDDF
- a CDS encoding threonine synthase, giving the protein MDYELRCWECGRKIEDEWLSTCPACDGLLTIDLDLEKLKELQPFDLRNKPLGVWRYAPFLPVEEENAISLQEGGTPLYRCESLASKIGVKDLRVKYDGANPTGSFKDRGMTVGVSKAVELGAKSVGCASTGNTSASLSAYAAKAGLDCVVLLPEGKVAAGKLAQAMFYGARIVSIEGNFDDALRVVRELSAKGHLYLLNSINPFRPEGQKSVAFEIIDQLGFQLPDRIVLPVGNAANIWAVYKALREWEAIGWIDHVPMLTGVQASGSKPITNAFREGRRDFDPVEQPETVATAIRIGNPVSGKKALTAIYESGGCALEVSDAEILSAQRMLGRTEGVGVEPASAASVAGVQKMVSDGLIDRDERVVCICTGNLLKDPDVIISSFGEVAQMPADVDAVAKFLTNSSSK